Proteins from one Catalinimonas alkaloidigena genomic window:
- the cysD gene encoding sulfate adenylyltransferase subunit CysD: MLSYYINHLKELESESIYVIREVAAQFERPALLFSGGKDSIVMTHLAWKAFYPARIPFPLIHIDTGHNFPETIAFRDRLVERLGANLIVGSVQESIDQGRAREEKGYNASRNALQTVTLLDTLEKHKIDAAMGGARRDEEKARAKERFFSHRDEFGQWDPKNQRAELWNLFNGRKHMGEHFRVFPISNWTEMDVWQYIHMEKIEIPEIYFTHERECIVRDNQILAHSDFLNLRDTEQPQRMTVRFRTIGDMTCTGAVESVASNLEEIIAEVATARTTERGTRADDKRSETAMEDRKRAGYF; encoded by the coding sequence ATGCTGAGTTACTATATCAATCACCTGAAAGAACTGGAATCGGAGTCGATCTACGTGATTCGGGAAGTGGCAGCCCAATTTGAGCGGCCTGCCCTATTATTTTCTGGAGGTAAAGACTCCATCGTAATGACGCACCTGGCCTGGAAAGCCTTCTATCCGGCGCGCATTCCGTTTCCGCTCATTCACATCGACACCGGCCACAACTTTCCGGAAACGATTGCGTTTCGCGACCGGCTCGTAGAGCGCCTGGGCGCAAACCTGATTGTAGGATCGGTGCAAGAATCGATCGATCAGGGACGGGCCCGCGAAGAGAAAGGCTACAACGCCAGCCGGAACGCTTTGCAAACGGTGACCCTTCTGGACACGCTCGAGAAACACAAGATAGACGCGGCCATGGGCGGTGCTCGTCGCGACGAAGAGAAGGCGCGCGCCAAAGAACGTTTCTTCTCACATCGGGATGAGTTCGGACAATGGGACCCCAAGAATCAGCGGGCAGAACTCTGGAACCTGTTCAACGGGCGTAAGCACATGGGCGAACACTTCCGGGTGTTCCCGATTTCGAACTGGACGGAAATGGACGTGTGGCAATACATCCACATGGAGAAAATCGAAATTCCTGAAATCTACTTTACCCACGAGCGCGAGTGCATCGTGCGCGACAATCAGATCCTGGCACATTCTGACTTCCTGAACCTGCGGGATACAGAGCAGCCGCAACGCATGACGGTTCGTTTCCGGACGATCGGCGACATGACGTGTACCGGCGCGGTTGAGTCGGTGGCATCCAATCTGGAGGAAATCATCGCCGAAGTGGCCACAGCCCGGACGACGGAACGTGGAACGCGCGCCGACGACAAGCGTTCGGAAACCGCCATGGAAGACCGTAAACGCGCGGGTTACTTTTAG
- the cysQ gene encoding 3'(2'),5'-bisphosphate nucleotidase CysQ, with protein sequence MKQLLEIAKQAALEGGAAIIEVYEGADFGIETKGDQSPLTKADRLAHKKIVSHLEPTGIPILSEEGKAIPYEERKQWTQFWLVDPLDGTKEFIKRNGEFTVNIALIEHGKPVLGVVYTPVLGNLYWGIVGEGAFMADRKGNTKPLTCPSTDLTQTGIRVVASRSHLNDETQAFIDGLKEPQLVSMGSSLKFLMLAEGKADVYPRFAPTMEWDTGAAQAVVEAAGGEVLRHPENTPLEYNKENLLNPYFWVRGK encoded by the coding sequence GTGAAGCAACTACTGGAAATCGCAAAGCAGGCCGCCCTGGAAGGCGGTGCTGCCATCATCGAAGTGTACGAAGGTGCTGACTTCGGCATCGAAACAAAAGGCGACCAGTCGCCCCTGACCAAAGCCGATCGGCTGGCCCACAAAAAAATTGTCAGCCATCTGGAACCTACGGGCATTCCGATCCTGAGTGAGGAAGGCAAGGCCATTCCTTACGAAGAGCGGAAGCAATGGACACAGTTCTGGCTGGTAGATCCGCTGGATGGCACCAAAGAATTTATCAAGCGTAACGGTGAGTTCACCGTCAACATCGCCCTGATTGAGCACGGAAAACCTGTGTTAGGCGTTGTCTACACGCCGGTACTGGGCAACCTCTATTGGGGCATAGTCGGTGAGGGAGCCTTCATGGCCGACCGCAAGGGCAATACAAAACCCCTGACCTGTCCGTCGACAGACCTGACGCAAACCGGCATTCGGGTCGTAGCTTCGCGCTCCCACTTGAACGACGAAACCCAAGCCTTCATTGATGGACTCAAGGAACCCCAGCTCGTCAGCATGGGCAGTTCACTGAAATTCCTGATGCTGGCCGAGGGCAAAGCCGACGTGTATCCCCGGTTTGCCCCTACCATGGAGTGGGACACCGGCGCTGCCCAAGCCGTAGTAGAAGCCGCTGGCGGAGAAGTGTTGCGCCACCCGGAAAATACTCCCCTGGAGTATAACAAAGAAAACCTGCTGAACCCTTACTTCTGGGTACGGGGCAAGTAA
- the cysN gene encoding sulfate adenylyltransferase subunit CysN → MPKAKDYLDMELLRFTTAGSVDDGKSTLIGRLFYDSKAIMDDQYEAVQTSSKQKGLGHVDLSLLTDGLKAEREQGITIDVAYRYFATPRRKFIIADTPGHIQYTRNMVTGASTANMALLLVDARNGVVEQTCRHSFIASLLRIPHMVICINKMDLVDYSEDRYEEIVEDYKKFAAKLDVKDIRFIPISALNGDNVVDHSSNMPWYKGPTLLYLLENVHISNDYNHIDCRFPVQYVVRPHSDEYHDYRGYAGRIVSGVYKPGDEVIALPSGFTSRIKAIDTTDGPLKEAFAPMSVTMTLEDDIDISRGDMIVRVNNQPQSGQDLEVMLCWLNNRAPQPGAKYYLQHTTREARCVIKEILYKVDINTLHRLEEDKNIGMNDIARVRLRTTVPLFYDSYRKNRATGSLILIDEATNETVAAGMII, encoded by the coding sequence ATGCCAAAAGCGAAAGATTATTTAGATATGGAGCTGCTGCGGTTTACGACCGCCGGTAGTGTAGACGACGGAAAAAGTACGCTGATCGGTCGTTTGTTCTACGACAGCAAGGCGATTATGGACGACCAGTACGAAGCCGTTCAGACCAGCAGCAAGCAAAAAGGACTGGGGCATGTCGACCTCTCGCTGTTGACCGATGGCCTGAAGGCCGAACGCGAGCAGGGCATTACCATCGACGTGGCCTACCGCTATTTTGCCACACCGCGTCGTAAGTTCATCATTGCCGACACGCCAGGGCACATCCAGTACACCCGCAACATGGTTACCGGTGCCTCAACGGCCAACATGGCGCTGTTGCTGGTTGATGCGCGGAACGGCGTTGTGGAGCAGACTTGCCGCCACTCGTTCATCGCCTCGTTGCTGCGGATTCCCCACATGGTTATCTGTATTAACAAGATGGACTTGGTGGATTACAGCGAAGACCGGTACGAAGAGATCGTCGAGGATTACAAAAAGTTTGCGGCCAAGCTTGACGTAAAAGACATCCGCTTCATTCCGATCAGCGCCCTGAACGGGGACAACGTGGTGGATCACTCCTCCAACATGCCCTGGTACAAAGGCCCTACGCTGTTGTATCTGCTGGAGAACGTCCACATCAGCAACGACTACAACCACATCGACTGCCGCTTTCCGGTGCAGTACGTGGTGCGCCCGCATTCTGACGAGTACCACGACTACCGAGGCTATGCAGGCCGGATCGTCAGTGGCGTTTACAAGCCGGGCGACGAGGTCATCGCACTTCCTTCCGGATTTACGTCCCGCATCAAGGCCATCGACACAACCGACGGGCCGCTGAAAGAAGCGTTTGCGCCCATGTCGGTAACCATGACCCTGGAAGACGACATCGACATCAGCCGCGGCGATATGATCGTCCGTGTGAACAACCAGCCGCAATCCGGACAAGACCTGGAGGTAATGCTCTGCTGGTTGAACAACCGGGCGCCTCAGCCGGGTGCCAAGTACTACCTGCAGCACACGACGCGCGAAGCCCGGTGTGTGATTAAAGAGATCCTCTACAAAGTGGACATCAATACGTTGCACCGACTGGAAGAGGACAAAAACATCGGCATGAACGACATCGCACGCGTGCGGTTGCGTACCACCGTGCCGCTGTTCTACGATTCTTACCGGAAGAACCGCGCGACCGGAAGCCTCATCCTGATCGACGAGGCAACCAACGAAACCGTCGCAGCAGGCATGATTATCTAA